AAACTTGCGAGCCATTCCTGACCACTCCCCCCACCCCAAATGAAAATGCAACGTGACAAACCGCCAAGCTAGCGCATCCGCACGTTATTTTCCAGGCCAATTGGAGGTAAGCGGACAGACTCCTAGGCCAGAAGGATGCCCCAACGGCTTGAGTGAGCGCTCCGCCTAGCCCGCTCAGGCCGGGGCATGCTTTCCAGCCGGATTTTGGACGAGCGGAGAGGGATACGCTTTCACCACCCGCCCCCGAACCCGCCACGGCTAGAATAGGCTTGTAGAATCTGATAGCTGGAATAACCGAGCAGCGCAAACATGATGCCGAGATAGCTATCGTGCCGCGAAAACGCCCATAATGCGATGCCGGCCGCCACGGCAGTCGAGAGGATGAGCGAGTTTTTTATGCCCGTTTGAACGTTCGACATCACGAACAGTTCGCGCGAAATCTGACCTCCATCCAGCGGATAGACTGGAAGCAGGTTCATCAGCGCCCACCAGATGTTGACATACAGAATTGCGAACAACAACGCTCGTAGTGCCGGAACCAGCGGCTTGCCGTCGTCGAGAAAATCCAATTGCGGAATAAACCACAAAGGATTGGGGATAGCAAATCCTCCGACAAAAAAGACCGCTCCGATCGAGATTCCCAATAGCAGCGAAGCAGCGGGACCGGCGGCAGAAACGACGATGTGCTCCTTCGACCCCAACCGGACTTGCCGTCCAAAATGAAGCGAACTGCGAGGAATCGCTAAACCACCAAATTGATAAAGCGCCACGTCGGCATGGATGCCATAGTATCGAAACGCGAACGCATGGCCGAATTCATGGACGAGGATCGAGACGATTACCACGGCAATCCACATGACTAGCCCAAGGCCGACATTCAGCCCGGGAATTCGGGCGACGGCTTTAGCGAAACTCCAACCCAGCAACGCGGTGCCCAACCAGAAAAATGGCGAAATTCGCACGCGAACGCCGAAAAGCTCGAAGTGGATATCCCACGGCGTCTGCGGCGGTTCAGCGAGAAACATAAGAGACCATCTGCCAATTACATCGTCAGTCCGCCGTCGATCGTAATCGTCTGCCCAGTAATGTAACTACTCGTCGGCGAAGCCAGAAAAAGCACGACGTCGGCCACTTCGTCAGGAGTACCGAGGCGTTTTGCCGGAATGCGGGTCTTTACCTGGTCTTGCAGCGCCGCTCCTAAGGCTGCGGTCATTTCGCTTTCGATAAATCCTGGAGCGATGGCGTTCACGGTAATTTTTCGTCCGGCCAGTTCCTTCGACACCGTTCGGGTGAAACCAATCAGCCCGGCCTTCGAGGCCGAATAGTTCGCTTGCCCAGCGTTGCCAATCAAACCGGAAACGCTGGAAATATTGATAATTCGCCCGTAGCGCTGCGACATCATCGGCCGCGTCGCCGCGCGCGTAAACAGGAACGCGCCGCGCAGGTTCGTATTCATGACATCGTCCCATTGATCGTCTCCCATACGCGGCAGCAGCGTATCGCGGGTGATTCCGGCGTTGTTCACCAGAACATCGAGGCGGCCCCATTTCTCGGCAATCGTTTCGACAAGCTGCTGCACCGCTTCGCCATTGGTCACGTCGCAGGCAAATGCTTCCGCTTGTCCTCCGGCACCAACGATCGCGGCCACCGTCTCGGACAGCTTGGCCGTATCGCGTGCTACGCAAGCCACCTTCGCCCCACAGCGACCCAGTCCCAAGGCAATAGATTTACCAATCCCGCGCGAAGCGCCGGTGACCAAAGCCACTTGGCCGGATAAATCGACAGTCAAGCGTAGCGCAGTGGCGTCAGTACTCATAACAATCTCTCATCTTGAGAATTCCCTCGATTGGCGATCCCAAACTCAGTCGCGGTTGACGCGCGTTTTTCCCATCTCACGCATCCATCACGCCGCGACATTCCAACTTTCGATCAATCCGCTTCATCAGCCCGCGCAGCACGCGCCCAGGGCCGACTTCAAAGCATTGGTTGACTCCCCTGCCGATGAGCCAACGCATCGAATCTTCCCAGCGCACGGGGCTGACCACCTGCTGTACGAGCAGGTGGCGAATTTCTTCCGGGTCGTCGTGCGGCAGGGCATCGACGTTGGAAACAACGGGGATTCGCGGTTGCTTCATTCGCACGTTTTTTAGCGCGTTCGACAGTCGTTCAACGGCCGGCTGGATGAGTGTCGTATGAAATGCCCCCGCCACAGCGAGCGGAACCGTTTTCATCGCGCCGGCTGCCTCGGCGGCTTTCGCGATGCGTTCGCACGCTGCTTTGGTTCCCGAGACCACGAGGTTGCCGGGGCAAAGCAGGTTCGCCAGTTGCAGAACCTCGCCTTGTGCCGCCTCAGCGCAAAGCTGTTCTACTCGATCGCGTTCCAGACCCAAAATACTGACCATGCCGCCTGGAACAGCATCGGCCGCGGCTTGCACGGCCGCGCCGCGCTCGGCAACGATCCGCAGGGCGTCTTCAAAATCGATCACGCCGGCGAAAAAATTCGCCGTATATTCTCCAAGGCTTAATCCCGCCGCATAGCCGCAACTCTCGACGGCGTCGTTGAACTTCTCGTTGATGGCTGCCAGCGCCGCTACCGAAGTCACAAATAGCGCAGGCTGGCTATAAACCGTCAAATCGAGCTTCTCGGCCGGCCCGTCGAAGCAAACTTCAGCGATGTCGTAACCCAGAACCTTCGATGCGCGATCGTAAATCGATTTTGCCGCCGGCACATTGGCCGCTAGTTCGCGCCCCATGCCTACCGATTGAGCGCCTTGGCCGGGAAACAAAAAGGCGGTGGGCATGGCGAGAGAGAAGTAGTGGAGGATCTTGATCGATGGGGTCAGGTAATAGAACCGCCGTAGCCAAACGCGATTGGAATCGAATGCCTGTCACCCGACAATCCGACGGCCAGGCATGTTCTCAGCTACTCCGCGGCTTCCACCATCGTGCGCCCCATGTAATGCCCACACTTTGGACAGATCACATGCGTTGGCACCGCTTGGCTGCACTGCGAGCAGAACGTCAGTTGCCTGGGCTTTTTATGGTCGTGCGCCCGCCGGCTGCCTGTTTTTTGGTTCGATTGACGCCTCTTTGGGACAGCCATGATAACTTCCTGCGGATAAACAACTTGCGCCTGCCAACAGATCGGCAAACCCCCACCGTGACGGCTAGCCAATTGATTTGAA
Above is a genomic segment from Pirellulales bacterium containing:
- the fabG gene encoding 3-oxoacyl-[acyl-carrier-protein] reductase produces the protein MSTDATALRLTVDLSGQVALVTGASRGIGKSIALGLGRCGAKVACVARDTAKLSETVAAIVGAGGQAEAFACDVTNGEAVQQLVETIAEKWGRLDVLVNNAGITRDTLLPRMGDDQWDDVMNTNLRGAFLFTRAATRPMMSQRYGRIINISSVSGLIGNAGQANYSASKAGLIGFTRTVSKELAGRKITVNAIAPGFIESEMTAALGAALQDQVKTRIPAKRLGTPDEVADVVLFLASPTSSYITGQTITIDGGLTM
- the fabD gene encoding ACP S-malonyltransferase: MPTAFLFPGQGAQSVGMGRELAANVPAAKSIYDRASKVLGYDIAEVCFDGPAEKLDLTVYSQPALFVTSVAALAAINEKFNDAVESCGYAAGLSLGEYTANFFAGVIDFEDALRIVAERGAAVQAAADAVPGGMVSILGLERDRVEQLCAEAAQGEVLQLANLLCPGNLVVSGTKAACERIAKAAEAAGAMKTVPLAVAGAFHTTLIQPAVERLSNALKNVRMKQPRIPVVSNVDALPHDDPEEIRHLLVQQVVSPVRWEDSMRWLIGRGVNQCFEVGPGRVLRGLMKRIDRKLECRGVMDA
- the rpmF gene encoding 50S ribosomal protein L32, yielding MAVPKRRQSNQKTGSRRAHDHKKPRQLTFCSQCSQAVPTHVICPKCGHYMGRTMVEAAE